Proteins co-encoded in one Quercus robur chromosome 8, dhQueRobu3.1, whole genome shotgun sequence genomic window:
- the LOC126694281 gene encoding altered inheritance of mitochondria protein 32-like isoform X3 — translation MARRDREEAMILTNPSSSSSPITVSDPLDAEFGFSRPDFRTSQLAGSVEFYQRHVFLCYKNPQVWPSKIEDSEFDQVPRLLFAAVMVRKADMNKETRLTICEGHDGTETSNGDVLIFPDMIRYRRLAHFDVDSFVEEVLVKNGEWLPGTPERLKGSYVFVCCHGSRDQRCGVCGPALISSFKEEIELHGVQSTVSVSPCSHLGGHKYAGNVIIFGSKINGEVTGHWYGYVSPEDVPVLLVQHILKGEIVDWLWRGEMGFSEEEQKKSQEIRIKLNGKTDVGKNAEELSQTPKSEDTAACRSRHEVKGCCQGNGNSYCCQNPVFIEKLENLDANVGGTKVISDKNSSKELNSGIKSLL, via the exons ATGGCTCGCAGAGACAGAGAAGAAGCTATGATACTCACAAACCCATCATCATCCTCTTCTCCAATCACAGTGTCAGACCCACTTGATGCTGAGTTCGGTTTCTCTCGCCCGGACTTCAGGACGAGTCAACTCGCCGGGTCAGTCGAGTTCTACCAGCGCCATGTCTTCCTTTGCTACAAGAACCCCCAGGTTTGGCCCTCCAAAATCGAGGACTCCGAATTCGATCAGGTTCCCAGGTTGCTCTTTGCTGCTGTCATGGTCAGGAAGGCTGATATGAACAAAGAG ACCCGCTTGACAATATGTGAGGGACATGATGGAACTGAGACATCAAATGGGGATGTATTAATCTTTCCAGACATGATAAGATACAG GAGATTGGCCCACTTTGATGTCGATTCATTTGTTGAGGAAGTGCTTGTGAAGAATGGTGAATGGCTTCCTGGAACTCCTGAAAGATTAAAGGGTTCCTATGTTTTTGTATGTTGTCATGGGTCACGGGATCAACGTTGTGGAGTTTGTGGACCTGCCTTGATTAGTAGCTTCAAAGAAGAGATAGAATTACATGGTGTTCAAAGTACAGTTTCTGTTAGCCCATGCTCACACCTTGGGGGGCATAAGTATGCAGGAAATGTTATCATATTTGGATCAAAAATCAATGGAGAAGTCACTGGGCACTG GTATGGATATGTCTCTCCAGAGGATGTACCCGTATTGCTTGTGCAACATATtttgaaaggagaaattgtAGATTGGCTGTGGAG GGGTGAGATGGGATTCTCAGAAGAGGAACAGAAGAAATCCCAAGAAATAAGGATCAAATTAAATGGCAAGACAGATGTTGGGAAAAATGCTGAAGAACTGTCGCAAACGCCTAAAAGTGAGGACACTGCTGCTTGTCGATCTCGACATGAGGTAAAGGGATGTTGCCAGGGAAATGGAAACTCATATTGCTGCCAAAACCCTGTGTTTATTGAAAAGCTAGAGAATCTAGATGCCAATGTGGGTGGGACAAAGGTGATTTCTGATAAAAATAGCAGCAAGGAACTAAACTCTGGGATCAAAAGCCTACTTTAG
- the LOC126694280 gene encoding WEB family protein At5g55860 gives MGTKDHQNATDSPNTKAEVGEIDTSAPFQSVKDAVNLFGEGAFSGEKPAIKKAKPHSAERVLAKETHLLLAQKELNKLKEQLKNAETTKAQAFVELEKAKITVEGLTQKLTSLSESRESAVKVTEAAKNQAKELEESNSGQTIGTNGAWKQDLETAREQYMIVITELDAAKQELQKIRQGCDESLEAKVAALKQAAEAEGAVKANMEKTGELSKEISTIQESIEQVKLATSQAQEEQANIFAEKDVQRQSYKASLEESSKNLLALKKELDPELTKNMEAQLTNTMNEIEALQKQMENAKASDLDSVRTVTSELDDAKGSLQKVAEEESTLRSLAEALKVELENVKKEHSELKAKEAETESIAGNLHVKLQKVKSELEACLGEELKARGASEEMISALKQLSSETENECREAEEMKTKAEELKKEADTTKIALEEAEKKLRVALEEAEEAKAAEASALDRIRALSERTTAARASTSESGANITISREEYESLSRKVEESDTLAEMKVAAAVAQVEAVKASENEALKKLEATEKEIQDMKAATEEALKRAEMAEAAKRAVEGEMRRWREKEQKKAAEAASRILAETEMSSESSPLHYKVQKQIQPAKQNQPTKIIETRKLEKKTTSVSKKVLLPNISGIFHRKKNQIEGASPSYLPGEKPV, from the exons ATGGGTACAAAAGACCATCAAAATGCTACTGACTCTCCTAATACTAAAGCAGAGGTGGGAGAGATAGACACTAGTGCACCTTTTCAATCTGTTAAAGATGCTGTCAACCTATTTGGTGAAGGTGCTTTCTCAGGGGAAAAACCTGCCATCAAGAAGGCGAAACCTCATTCTGCAGAG AGAGTGCTAGCCAAGGAGACCCATCTTCTCCTGGCTCAGAAAGAGCTGAACAAGTTAAAGGAACAACTAAAGAATGCTGAAACCACTAAGGCCCAAGCCTTTGTAGAGCTTGAAAAGGCTAAAATAACAGTTGAGGGTTTGACTCAGAAGTTGACTTCACTTAGTGAATCCAGGGAATCAGCAGTCAAGGTAACAGAAGCTGCAAAGAATCAGGCAAAGGAGCTTGAAGAATCAAACTCTGGCCAAACTATTGGAACTAATGGTGCTTGGAAGCAAGACTTAGAAACTGCAAGAGAACAGTACATGATAGTGATTACTGAACTTGATGCTGCAAAGCAAGAATTACAGAAAATCCGTCAGGGCTGTGATGAGTCCTTGGAAGCAAAAGTTGCTGCCTTAAAGCAAGCAGCAGAAGCCGAAGGTGCAGTGAAAGCAAACATGGAGAAAACTGGTGAGCTTTCCAAGGAAATTTCAACTATACAGGAATCAATTGAACAAGTGAAGCTTGCAACTTCACAAGCCCAAGAAGAACAAGCAAATATTTTTGCAGAAAAGGATGTTCAAAGACAGTCATATAAAGCTAGTCTGGAGGAGTCATCAAAGAACTTGCTTGCTTTGAAGAAAGAGTTGGATCCTGAACTCACCAAAAATATGGAAGCACAACTGACCAATACAATGAATGAAATTGAGGCTCTGCAAAAGCAAATGGAAAATGCAAAGGCTTCAGATTTGGATTCTGTGAGAACTGTCACTTCAGAGCTGGATGATGCTAAGGGGTCACTACAGAAGGTCGCAGAAGAGGAAAGTACCCTTCGAAGCTTGGCGGAAGCTCTCAAGGTGGAGCTGGAGAATGTGAAAAAAGAGCATTCCGAACTGAAGGCAAAGGAAGCAGAAACAGAGTCCATTGCTGGAAATCTGCATGTCAAGCTTCAGAAAGTTAAATCTGAGCTTGAAGCATGCCTTGGGGAAGAATTGAAAGCAAGAGGTGCTTCTGAGGAGATGATCTCAGCACTTAAACAGCTTTCGTCTGAAACTGAAAATGAATGCCGAGAAGCAGAAGAGATGAAAACTAAAGCAGAGGAGTTGAAGAAAGAAGCTGACACTACCAAAATTGCATTAGAAGAAGCAGAAAAGAAGCTGAGAGTTGCTTTGGAAGAAGCTGAAGAAGCAAAAGCAGCAGAGGCAAGTGCCCTTGATCGGATTAGGGCCTTGTCTGAGAGAACTACTGCTGCACGTGCCTCAACTTCTGAGTCCGGTGCCAATATCACAATATCGAGGGAAGAATATGAGTCCTTGAGCCGTAAAGTTGAGGAGTCTGACACATTAGCAGAAATGAAAGTGGCTGCTGCCGTGGCTCAGGTAGAAGCTGTGAAGGCTAGTGAAAATGAGGCCCTCAAGAAGTTAGAAGCAACTGAGAAGGAGATTCAAGATATGAAAGCTGCAACTGAGGAGGCTCTTAAGAGGGCAGAGATGGCTGAAGCAGCCAAGAGGGCAGTGGAGGGAGAGATGCGGAGGTGGCGcgagaaagaacaaaagaagGCGGCTGAGGCTGCATCTCGGATTTTGGCAGAAACAGAGATGTCATCAGAGTCATCCCCACTCCACTATAAGGTTCAAAAGCAAATCCAACCAGCGAAGCAAAACCAACCAACAAAAATTATTGAGACCCGGAAGTTGGAGAAGAAGACTACTTCTGTTTCAAAGAAAGTACTTTTACCTAATATCAGTGGCATCTTTCACAGGAAAAAGAATCAGATTGAGGGTGCATCTCCTTCGTATCTACCTGGTGAGAAGCctgtgtga
- the LOC126695734 gene encoding uncharacterized protein LOC126695734: protein MRVGKTLWSYASQYWELYNEIGGGNEKIAASTFKIGLPEDSELRESLTKRPPEDMRQLMRRIEKYKRLKDDRMQESEAQIEGVNVVFKEPVHKILDRIKNESFFRWPNKIGGDPSRRNQNLYCTYHRDKEHTTEQCRVLKDHLGQLVKVGYLKEFVVDSADQDAG from the exons ATGAGGGTCGGTAAAACCCTTTGGAGTTACGCCAGTCAGTACTGGGAACTATACAACGAGATCGGTGGGGGAAATGAGAAGATAGCGGCAAGCACCTTCAAGATagggctccccgaggattctgaactacgggagtcgTTGACGAAAAGACCTCctgaggatatgaggcaacttatGAGGCGCATTGAGAAGTATAAGCGTCTGAAAGATGATCG GATGCAGGAATCAGAAGCACAAATTGAAGGAGTTAATGTGGTGTTCAAAGAGCCGGTGCATAAAATTCTAGATCGGATTAAGAACGAATCGTTCTTCAGGTGGCCGAACAAGATAGGGGgtgacccatctcggaggaatcAAAACTTGTACTGCACATACCACAGGGATAAAgagcacaccaccgagcagtgtcgggtattaaaagatcatctcgggcagctAGTAAAAGTAGGGTATCTGAAAGAGTTCGTAGTGGATTCTGCAGACCAAGATGCCGGCTAG